Proteins from one Impatiens glandulifera chromosome 2, dImpGla2.1, whole genome shotgun sequence genomic window:
- the LOC124925074 gene encoding homeobox-leucine zipper protein GLABRA 2-like: MSSASECDEVLDYSSESDGVWDTSSESDEVSDTQSSDVESEETQSFSCTQKLDESFEKNQYPTDIECDQLSNKLELGLTANQIKLWFQNKRDVVDLKDYPVIRNKLKAENERLKSEIDFFKEKLKQENKYCPNCFNIKNRGEGQ; the protein is encoded by the exons ATGTCTTCTGCAAGTGAATGTGATGAAGTTTTGGATTATTCAAGTGAAAGTGATGGAGTTTGGGATACAtcaagtgaaagtgatgaagtaTCGGATACTCAATCATCCGACGTGGAATCAGAAGAAACTCAATCATTTTCATGTACTCAAAAGCTTGATGA ATCTTTTGAGAAAAATCAATATCCAACTGACATTGAATGCGATCAATTGTCTAACAAACTTGAACTTGGACTGACGGCAAACCAAATCAAGTTGTGGTTCCAAAATAAAAGGGATGTTGTCGAT TTAAAAGATTATCCAGTTATACGGAATAAACTTAAAGCCGAAAATGAAAGGCTTAAGTCGGAAATTGACTTTTTCAAAGAGAAGCTAAAGCAAGAGAATAAGTATTGCCCAAATtgtttcaatataaaaaatcgtggaGAGGGACAATGA
- the LOC124925075 gene encoding homeobox-leucine zipper protein HDG11-like: MSSPSECDEVSDYSSESDGVWDTSSESDEVSDTKSSDVESEETQSFSCTQKLDESFERNQYPTDIECDQLSNKLELGLTANQIKLWFQNKRDVVNLEDYPVIRDKLKAENERLKSEIDFFKEKLKQENKYCPNCFNIKNGGEGQ, translated from the exons ATGTCTTCTCCAAGTGAATGTGATGAAGTTTCGGATTATTCAAGTGAAAGTGATGGAGTTTGGGATACTTCAAGTGAAAGTGACGAAGTATCGGATACTAAATCATCCGACGTGGAATCAGAAGAAACTCAATCATTTTCATGTACTCAAAAGCTTGATGA ATCTTTTGAGAGAAATCAATATCCAACTGACATTGAATGCGATCAATTGTCTAACAAACTTGAACTTGGACTGACGGCAAACCAAATCAAGTTGTGGTTCCAAAATAAAAGGGATGTTGTCAAT TTAGAAGATTATCCAGTTATACGGGATAAACTTAAAGCCGAAAATGAAAGGCTTAAGTCGGAAATTGACTTTTTCAAAGAGAAGCTAAAGCAAGAGAATAAGTATTGCCCAAATTGTTTCAATATAAAGAATGGTGGAGAGGGACAATGA
- the LOC124926213 gene encoding uncharacterized protein LOC124926213, producing the protein MAKIKNLYGKSESRRHHKVVGNKLSSHCLKNCGRKNKSKAVEKKEWVDVTCSVCMEYPHRAVLLLCSSYEKGCRPYMCSTSHRYSNCLEQYKKAYSKATAGGSTRVKNTEDSKLLCPLCRGQVKGWTVVEPVRKYFNRKKRACTQENCSFVGTYRKLRKHVRLDHPCSRPREVDQSSAEKWKKFEYERDLEDVISTIRSSMPGSIVMGDYVIEGGIFDDDDEDDIDDDDDDDDEDDFDDDDDDEDGDDDDDEDMEAYIDNAVFRRNFAISQQLFERTGYLWNGGHIINGGGGSGSGGSVGDGFLPRFNRYRSRFLARRPARRLDEVRSTGSSRRLG; encoded by the coding sequence AtggcaaaaataaaaaacttatacGGGAAGTCTGAATCACGTCGTCATCATAAGGTTGTAGGCAACAAGTTATCATCTCATTGTTTGAAAAACTGTGGAaggaaaaataaatcaaaagcAGTGGAGAAGAAAGAGTGGGTAGATGTTACTTGCTCAGTCTGCATGGAGTACCCTCACCGTGCGGTCCTACTCCTCTGTTCTTCGTACGAGAAAGGGTGCCGCCCTTACATGTGTTCCACGAGCCATCGCTATTCTAACTGCCTCGAACAGTACAAAAAAGCCTACTCGAAAGCAACTGCAGGGGGCAGTACTAGGGTTAAAAACACGGAAGATTCAAAACTGCTGTGTCCTCTCTGTCGAGGTCAGGTGAAAGGGTGGACTGTGGTTGAACCTGTCCGCAaatatttcaacagaaagaagagAGCCTGCACACAAGAGAATTGCTCGTTTGTTGGGACGTACAGAAAACTGAGGAAGCATGTCAGGCTAGATCACCCGTGTTCACGCCCTCGGGAAGTCGACCAGTCGAGCGCTGAGAAGTGGAAGAAGTTCGAGTACGAGAGAGATCTTGAAGATGTGATCAGCACTATCAGGTCTTCCATGCCCGGATCAATTGTGATGGGCGATTATGTTATAGAGGGGGGAATTTTTGACGACGATGATGAAGACGAcatcgatgatgatgatgatgatgatgatgaagatgacttcgacgacgacgacgatgaTGAAGATGGCGACGACGACGATGATGAAGATATGGAGGCGTATATAGATAATGCAGTATTTAGGCGTAATTTTGCAATTTCTCAACAGTTATTTGAGAGGACAGGGTACTTGTGGAATGGGGGGCATATTATTAATGGTGGTGGTGGCAGTGGCAGTGGAGGCAGTGTTGGCGATGGTTTTTTGCCTCGGTTTAATCGATACCGGAGTAGGTTTTTGGCTCGAAGGCCAGCCAGGCGTCTGGACGAGGTGAGGAGCACAGGCAGCAGCAGAAGGTTGGGGTAG
- the LOC124927172 gene encoding uncharacterized protein LOC124927172 codes for MAMVVTVARLPYSSAVDITRRRARLVFNSLSAKFTSSSSSSSAFTSRKLVLYSKPGCCLCDGLKEKLHAAFSLSSPDPLHDVDLQIRDITSNVEWEKAYQYEIPVLTRVLPDGTEEVLPRLSPRLGVEMIQKKIAAAFRQ; via the exons ATGGCTATGGTCGTTACAGTTGCGAGATTGCCATACTCGTCTGCGGTAGATATAACACGACGAAGAGCTAGGTTGGTGTTCAATTCACTGTCTGCTAAGTTcacgtcttcttcttcttcttcgtctgcTTTCACTTCAAGAAAACTCGTTCTGTATTCTAAGCCCGGCTGTTGTTTGTGCGATGGTCTCAAAGAGAAACTTCACGCTGCTTTCTCTCTATCATCACCTGATCCACTTCACGACGTTGATTTACAG ATTAGAGATATTACTTCTAATGTTGAGTGGGAGAAAGCTTACCAATATGAGATACCAGTGTTAACTAGAGTCCTTCCTGACGGTACAGAG GAGGTTTTGCCCAGATTGTCTCCTAGATTAGGGGTTGAGATGATCCAGAAGAAAATAGCAGCTGCATTTAGACAGTAA
- the LOC124927095 gene encoding aminoacylase-1, translating to MMSSQLRRRKHYVLSTLILVLSPLFLLISAQHHHDAAAAAITLFQQYLRINTAHPNPDYHAAVTFLQNQAQSLGLRTQTLDFSSSNNTNKPLLLLSWLGSDPSLPSILLNSHLDSVPAENSKWIHPPFAAVRTPDGKIFARGAQDDKCIAIQYLEAIRVLQNQFRFKPIRTIHISYVPDEEIGGIDGMAKFVKSKVFEEMNVGFMIDEGQASTNEEFRVFYADRSPWNLIIKAVGVPGHGSRMYDNSAMENLMKSVEVISKYREMNFDQVKAGLAMNSEVISVNPVYMKAGIPSPTGFVMNIQPSEAEAGFDLRLPPTADPDLVKKRIANEWAPAHRNMTFEIIEKGPLRDYMGRPLMTATNDSNPWWSIFKKAVEEAGGKLSKPEILSSTTDSRYIRQLGIPCLGFSPMKNTPILLHDHNEHLKDTVFLEGIEVYASIFKSLSSFEGDNASQLLRED from the exons ATGATGTCCTCACAGCTTCGCCGGCGGAAACACTACGTCCTTTCCACGCTTATCCTCGTACTTTCCCCACTGTTTCTCCTCATCTCTGCTCAACACCACCACgacgccgccgccgccgccataACTCTATTCCAGCAATATCTTCGTATAAACACTGCCCATCCAAACCCAGACTACCATGCTGCTGTCACTTTCCTCCAGAACCAAGCTCAATCCCTCGGTCTTCGCACCCAAACCCTCGACTTCTCCTCCTCCAACAACACCAACAAGCCACTTCTTCTTCTATCGTGGCTTGGTTCAGACCCATCTCTCCCATCCATTCTCCTTAACTCGCATCTTGATTCTGTCCCCGCCGAGAATTCCAAATGGATCCATCCCCCCTTCGCTGCTGTACGGACTCCCGACGGCAAAATCTTCGCTCGAGGTGCGCAGGACGATAAGTGTATAGCGATCCAGTATCTGGAAGCCATTAGGGTTCTTCAGAACCAATTCCGATTCAAACCCATCAGAACTATTCACATATCCTACGTTCCTGATGAAGAGATTGGTGGGATTGATGGAATGGCGAAGTTTGTCAAATCCAAAGTGTTTGAGGAAATGAACGTTGGGTTTATGATTGATGAAGGGCAGGCTTCAACCAATGAAGAATTCAGAGTCTTCTATGCTGATCGATCGCCATGGAATCTGATCATTAAGGCTGTTGGAGTTCCCGGACATGGATCGAGGATGTATGATAACAGTGCCATGGAGAATTTGATGAAGAGCGTGGAGGTTATTAGTAAGTACAGAGAGATGAATTTTGATCAAGTGAAAGCTGGATTAGCTATGAATTCAGAAGTTATTTCTGTTAATCCTGTCTATATGAAAGCTGGAATTCCATCACCAACT GGATTTGTGATGAACATTCAACCGTCTGAGGCTGAAGCAGGGTTCGATCTTCGGTTACCACCAACTGCAGATCCTGATCTTGTAAAGAAAAGGATTGCAAATGAATGGGCTCCTGCACATAGGAATATGACTTTTGAG ATAATTGAGAAAGGTCCTCTTAGAGACTATATGGGACGGCCATTAATGACAGCCACTAATGATTCAAATCCATGGTGGTCCATTTTCAAGAAAGCAGTAGAAGAAGCTGGTGGAAAACTTTCTAAACCAGAAATACTTTCTTCCACTACAGACTCTCGTTATATTAGGCAATTGGGAATTCCTTGTCTGGGTTTTTCCCCCATGAAGAATACTCCAATTTTACTTCATGATCATAATGAG CATTTGAAGGATACAGTTTTCTTAGAAGGGATTGAAGTGTATGCATCTATATTCAAGTCATTGAGTTCCTTTGAGGGGGATAATGCTTCACAATTACTAAGGGAAGACTAA